Proteins from one Cyprinus carpio isolate SPL01 chromosome B15, ASM1834038v1, whole genome shotgun sequence genomic window:
- the LOC109078475 gene encoding uncharacterized protein LOC109078475: protein MYTLYVVMGGVFDFSESDMAAVRRWWCLLLLTNYPVKPDAERKLLRKRRKEMKTGITLTKIGELEKEAEADYISKMPPEILRHILLNAVKEDEDVAFFRLSLTCWLFHDVVCDASFRKDAHLAWLDSVVNWSAYSSDYKEMYRVPYKVTSCLCCGDLFKDFPPGYIGDGRKGILRAFYSTKEFEGYCSADCFICDGNHYSPKDNNL, encoded by the exons ATG TACACACTCTATGTTGTAATGGGAGGCGTCTTTGATTTTTCTGAG TCTGACATGGCTGCAGTAAGGAGATGGTGGTGCTTGCTCCTGCTAACAAATTATCCTGTGAA aCCAGATGCTGAAAGAAAGCTACTCAGAAAAAGGCGCAAAGAAATGAAAACAGGtataactttaactaaaatag GAGAATTGGAAAAGGAAGCAGAAGCTGATTACATAAGTAAG atgcCACCTGAGATCCTGAGACATATCCTCTTGAATGCGGTCAAAGAAGATGAAGATGTGGCCTTCTTCAGACTGTCTCTGACATGCTGGCTTTTCCATGATGTTGTTTGTGACGCATCATTCAGAAAAGACGCTCATTTAGCCTGGCTTGACa GTGTTGTCAACTGGAGTGCATACTCCAGTGACTACAAGGAGATGTACCGAGTGCCATATAAAGTGACCAGTTGCCTTTGCTGTGGGGACTTATTTAAAGACTTCCCGCCAGGCTATATTGGAGATGGAAGGAAAGGAATCCTTCGTGCATTTTACTCGACCAAAGAGTTTGAAGGTTACTGCTCAGCAGACTGCTTCATCTGTGACGGCAATCACTATAGCCCCAAGGACAACAATTTATAA